A single genomic interval of Schistocerca americana isolate TAMUIC-IGC-003095 chromosome 2, iqSchAmer2.1, whole genome shotgun sequence harbors:
- the LOC124596193 gene encoding proline-rich protein 2-like: MRATVAALLVCLVVSACRSQETPPGPPGPTDGPQPTGPPGPPTGGPDPTGQPTGGPEPTGPPGPPTGGPEPTGEPQPTGGPQPTGGPEPTGQPGPPPLF; this comes from the exons ATGAGGGCGACAGTGGCAGCTCTTCTCGTGTGTCTTGTG GTATCAGCATGCCGCAGCCAAGAGACTCCTCCTGGCCCTCCTGGACCAACTGATGGGCCACAACCAACTGGTCCACCAGGCCCACCAACCGGAGGTCCTGATCCAACAGGTCAACCTactggaggtcctgaaccaactggACCACCAGGCCCACCAactggaggtcctgaaccaactggAGAGCCCCAACCAACTGGAGGGCCACAACCAACTGGTGGGCCTGAACCAACTGGACAACCAGGGCCGCCTCCCCTGTTTTAG